A single genomic interval of Lewinellaceae bacterium harbors:
- a CDS encoding Bax inhibitor-1/YccA family protein — translation MSRRKGFLESHNPVMKESAYQQAAHEVLDGDMARTAGGIVERMTVQGAINKSLILGGIMLLTAAISFSMPSQLFLWGGAIGGLIVVVIASMKPQMSPTLAPVYAGLEGLFVGAVSAIYASAFNGIIFQAVTLTMAVFFLMLFIYKSGIIKVTGKLRTGIIMATGAIFVFYLLNWILSMFGVNMPYLHQGGWISIGISLVIVGVASLNLLLDFDNFEKGEQYGAPSYMEWFSAMGLLITLVWLYVEILRLIALFSSND, via the coding sequence ATGAGTAGAAGAAAAGGCTTTTTAGAGTCTCATAACCCCGTAATGAAAGAATCCGCCTATCAGCAGGCGGCGCATGAAGTGCTGGACGGCGATATGGCCCGCACCGCCGGCGGCATCGTCGAACGGATGACCGTTCAGGGCGCGATCAACAAGTCGCTCATTTTGGGAGGGATCATGCTGCTGACGGCAGCCATCAGTTTTTCGATGCCCAGCCAGCTGTTTCTTTGGGGAGGCGCCATCGGAGGGTTGATCGTCGTCGTTATCGCCTCCATGAAACCGCAGATGTCGCCCACCCTGGCGCCCGTTTATGCCGGCCTGGAAGGCCTCTTTGTGGGGGCCGTCTCCGCCATTTACGCCAGTGCCTTTAACGGCATCATCTTCCAGGCGGTAACCCTTACCATGGCAGTGTTTTTCCTGATGCTGTTTATTTACAAATCGGGCATCATCAAGGTGACCGGCAAACTCCGCACCGGCATCATCATGGCCACTGGAGCCATCTTTGTATTCTACCTGCTCAACTGGATCCTATCCATGTTTGGCGTCAATATGCCCTATTTACACCAGGGAGGATGGATCAGCATCGGCATCAGCCTGGTGATCGTGGGCGTGGCTTCCCTGAACCTGCTGCTGGATTTCGACAATTTCGAAAAAGGCGAACAATACGGCGCGCCCTCTTATATGGAGTGGTTCTCCGCCATGGGCCTGCTCATTACGCTGGTTTGGCTTTACGTCGAAATCCTCCGGCTGATCGCCCTTTTCTCTTCGAACGATTAA
- a CDS encoding very short patch repair endonuclease, translating to MSEDPIKVPAFSEEQSRYTTEQRSRLMSKIRSSDTKPELQLRRALWALGYRYRKNVRDLPGKPDIAIKKYKVAVFVDGGFWHGYDWADKQHRIKRNREYWIPKIERNMQRDRQNTEALQARGWTVFHFWEHRLKKDFHTCLEAVVDEIERKMRE from the coding sequence ATGAGCGAAGACCCCATCAAAGTCCCCGCCTTTTCCGAAGAGCAAAGCCGCTACACCACCGAGCAGCGCTCCCGGCTGATGAGCAAGATACGCTCTTCGGACACCAAGCCGGAGCTGCAACTGCGGCGGGCTTTGTGGGCTTTGGGGTACCGTTACCGGAAGAACGTCCGGGACTTGCCCGGCAAGCCCGACATCGCCATCAAAAAGTACAAAGTGGCCGTCTTCGTAGACGGCGGATTCTGGCATGGCTACGACTGGGCCGATAAGCAACACCGCATAAAGCGCAACCGGGAATACTGGATACCCAAGATCGAGCGAAATATGCAGCGCGACCGCCAAAATACCGAGGCCCTGCAGGCCAGGGGGTGGACCGTCTTTCACTTCTGGGAACACCGGCTGAAAAAGGACTTTCACACCTGCCTGGAAGCTGTGGTGGATGAGATTGAGCGGAAAATGAGAGAATGA
- a CDS encoding lysoplasmalogenase: MKKLLLPFYLLLSLLNLYGENSRSEALIFATKPLLLATLALWFYLKLRPLAARFPRFILAGLIFSIGGDVLLMLVENGPKNEDFFLPGLGSFLLAQLSYLLGFLSYPEARRGAIAQSPWRAWPFVLFLIGILGLLWPGIPVPMRAPVAIYACAITGMATAALNLRPLLARKLFRGLMAGILLFLLSDSLIALNKFRPETLAIPYARLFIMATYLLGQYWIARNSALVWKAA, from the coding sequence ATGAAAAAGCTACTCCTCCCCTTCTACCTCCTCCTCTCCCTGCTCAATCTTTACGGCGAAAACAGCCGCTCAGAGGCGCTCATCTTCGCCACCAAGCCGTTGCTGCTCGCCACGCTGGCCCTGTGGTTCTATCTGAAACTGCGCCCACTGGCCGCCCGGTTCCCCCGTTTCATCCTGGCGGGGCTGATTTTTTCCATCGGCGGCGACGTACTGCTGATGCTGGTGGAGAACGGGCCGAAGAACGAGGATTTCTTCCTCCCGGGGCTGGGCAGTTTTCTCCTGGCGCAGTTGAGTTACCTGCTCGGTTTCCTCAGCTATCCGGAGGCGCGGCGAGGCGCCATTGCCCAGTCGCCGTGGCGGGCCTGGCCCTTCGTCCTCTTCCTGATTGGAATACTGGGCTTGCTCTGGCCGGGCATCCCCGTGCCCATGCGGGCGCCGGTGGCCATTTACGCCTGTGCCATCACCGGCATGGCCACAGCAGCCCTCAACCTGCGGCCGTTGCTGGCCCGGAAGCTGTTCCGCGGCCTGATGGCCGGCATCCTCCTGTTCCTCCTATCCGACAGCCTCATTGCCCTGAATAAGTTTCGGCCAGAGACGTTGGCCATCCCCTACGCCCGCCTGTTCATCATGGCGACTTACCTGCTGGGGCAGTATTGGATTGCGAGAAATTCGGCGTTGGTCTGGAAAGCTGCCTGA
- a CDS encoding flavin reductase has translation MEKHIGLEGILGMEPHYRRNLMNSISGFKSCNLIGTSSYRGVANVAIFNSVVHIGATPPLLGFVMRPLTVPRQTYHNIKAHGFFTINAVAKDFYEKAHQTSAKYGEQTSEFEACGLTPQYTDAHPAPYVKESPVRMGLQLEEEHHIRANGTIFLVGKVVEILAEGTLIALDGHLGLDKAGILAVAGLDSYYEAELLGRLGYARV, from the coding sequence ATGGAAAAGCATATTGGACTGGAGGGCATTCTCGGCATGGAACCCCACTACCGGCGCAACCTGATGAACAGCATTTCAGGTTTCAAATCCTGCAACCTCATTGGCACGTCAAGCTATCGTGGGGTGGCCAATGTCGCCATATTCAACTCGGTGGTGCACATCGGCGCCACTCCTCCCCTGCTCGGCTTCGTGATGCGGCCGCTGACGGTGCCGCGGCAGACCTATCACAACATTAAGGCCCATGGGTTCTTCACCATTAATGCCGTTGCAAAAGATTTCTATGAAAAAGCGCACCAGACCAGCGCCAAGTACGGCGAACAGACCTCGGAGTTCGAAGCTTGCGGGTTGACGCCTCAATATACCGATGCCCACCCGGCGCCCTACGTTAAAGAAAGCCCGGTCAGGATGGGCCTTCAACTGGAAGAGGAGCACCACATCCGGGCCAACGGAACCATCTTCCTCGTCGGAAAAGTTGTGGAAATTCTTGCCGAAGGCACCCTGATTGCTCTCGACGGCCACCTCGGCCTCGATAAAGCCGGCATCCTGGCCGTGGCCGGGCTGGACAGCTACTACGAGGCGGAACTGCTGGGGAGGCTGGGCTATGCGAGGGTGTGA
- a CDS encoding DinB family protein — MAKTYRPGPIGALLDEYERAAAELKAILSTIPQAGFVKIADPHTSDPNCRSIQTIMNHVVKAGYKYANYIRKQFGKPWVERMESFDVSTTEAACRELDVMLAYTAETLEGKWGLTYEDIMRNNMKVSWGPEYDLEQLLEHAIVHILRHRRQVERFYSQP, encoded by the coding sequence ATGGCCAAAACATACCGCCCCGGCCCTATCGGCGCCCTGCTCGACGAGTACGAACGGGCTGCCGCAGAACTTAAGGCTATCCTGAGCACCATCCCGCAGGCGGGCTTTGTCAAAATAGCCGACCCGCACACTTCCGACCCGAATTGCCGGTCCATCCAAACCATTATGAACCACGTGGTGAAGGCCGGATATAAATACGCCAATTACATCCGCAAGCAATTTGGCAAACCTTGGGTGGAAAGAATGGAATCTTTTGACGTAAGCACTACCGAAGCGGCCTGCCGTGAACTGGACGTCATGCTGGCTTATACCGCCGAAACGTTGGAGGGCAAATGGGGCTTAACCTATGAAGATATCATGAGGAACAATATGAAGGTTTCCTGGGGGCCGGAATATGACCTGGAGCAGTTGCTGGAGCATGCCATTGTTCACATCCTGAGACACCGGCGGCAGGTGGAGCGGTTTTATAGTCAACCATAA
- a CDS encoding S8 family serine peptidase, translating to MNKIEKKLCFCLILIFGVFAKSPAQGLRLEKISESLLQRMQEAPDKHHTIGILLADQVDLKAMEAYLAAKKATLEERAYTVITSLQQKAIQTQPALLGRIEKMPGIELPSVEPFWITNAIYLNANAEGIAALSQDLAVAMLDLYQVPELHDGEAADSDFRSRPPSSVWASLRSLPNSDFPLPTSNVQENRTERGLVAIGADQMWRMGYTGYGTRALIVDSGQDGSHPALHNQFLFNQRPINLAWPNSQGPYYCGDHGTHVAGTILGLDRLMEDTIGVAFNAQWMGGPIELSNCGDYVGGSPVNAITVFQWAINPDGDPSTIDDMPHVINNSWGRSSPNSGDCQAPFLGNTIEALYTAGVAVVWSAGNDGPGAQTIGNPAMTNNSLVRILSVGNVNGNSSSFPISFDSSRGPSVCGGTGSLLIKPEVCAPGGNVRSSVVGGGYQQFSGTSMAAPHVSGAVLLLKEAFPDLTGEEILLALYFSAIDLGPPGEDNSYGMGIINVPAAYQYLIDQGNEPALPVEAPNDVILLQIDARELNCEKQATTRLLVENNGTEEVTSMNIRHAFLSGNEPVYFTHQWEGTIAPGERQYIQMPPLPSEEAGEFEYVAEITEANGTADARRLNNQLKVRISILEDELLEGQASGNLAVCQGGQALLQSLYDGPAVVRWYDELQGGNLLAEGRNALLPVGDQPLTVYMEVAPLEKVGRLNNQEGIQQSSNNMEGLVFDVFSPFAIKSVKVYAGEAGSRLIGLRNPNGTSLTKLVSIPEGEQRIELNFNVTPGEGWELFLKGGKPLGLSLGGELFPYVIPNILTIRKSTQSVVFYHYFYDWEVEYPYFCGRAPVEVDVLPTSNAPQAAFSPADTVIDLSSGFNEVAFTDESEGSTSWLWDFGDGTTSTAPNPLHAYADTGQYVVTLTVSGQDGCASSAAGVVTAMETTMTSASQPAREYKMEVFPNPAHDLIYLTLGFAQPREAEVLLADMLGRQVWRQRLEFSPKEAVEISVSELPAGLYSVIVRLDGAQLERRVVVGR from the coding sequence ATGAATAAAATAGAGAAAAAACTTTGCTTCTGCCTTATTTTGATCTTTGGTGTTTTCGCAAAAAGCCCGGCCCAGGGCCTCCGCCTGGAAAAGATTTCTGAATCTTTGCTCCAGCGAATGCAGGAAGCGCCGGACAAACACCACACCATAGGCATCCTGCTGGCAGACCAGGTTGACCTCAAGGCAATGGAAGCGTACCTCGCCGCCAAAAAGGCAACGCTCGAAGAAAGGGCCTATACCGTCATCACGTCTTTACAGCAAAAAGCCATTCAAACCCAGCCGGCTTTGCTGGGCCGGATAGAGAAGATGCCGGGCATCGAGCTGCCTTCGGTAGAACCTTTTTGGATCACCAACGCCATTTACCTCAACGCTAATGCAGAAGGCATCGCCGCGCTTAGCCAGGATCTGGCAGTCGCCATGCTGGACCTGTACCAGGTACCCGAACTGCACGACGGCGAAGCAGCAGATTCCGATTTCCGATCCCGGCCTCCTTCGTCGGTATGGGCCTCCCTTCGGTCGCTTCCGAATTCCGATTTCCCACTTCCCACTTCCAATGTGCAGGAAAACAGAACGGAAAGGGGCCTTGTCGCCATTGGCGCCGATCAGATGTGGCGGATGGGCTATACCGGTTACGGCACCCGCGCCCTGATCGTCGATTCCGGGCAGGATGGTTCCCATCCGGCCCTGCACAATCAATTTCTTTTTAATCAGCGCCCCATCAACCTGGCCTGGCCCAATAGCCAGGGCCCTTACTATTGCGGCGATCATGGGACGCATGTTGCGGGCACGATACTGGGGCTGGACCGGCTGATGGAAGACACCATCGGCGTAGCCTTCAACGCCCAATGGATGGGAGGGCCAATCGAACTGAGCAACTGCGGAGATTATGTCGGAGGCTCTCCCGTTAATGCCATTACCGTTTTCCAGTGGGCCATCAATCCGGATGGAGACCCCAGCACCATTGATGACATGCCTCATGTCATCAACAATTCCTGGGGGAGGTCTTCTCCCAACTCCGGCGACTGCCAGGCCCCTTTTCTGGGCAATACCATAGAGGCGCTTTACACCGCTGGTGTCGCCGTGGTGTGGTCGGCCGGCAATGATGGGCCGGGGGCCCAAACAATCGGCAACCCGGCCATGACCAACAACAGCCTGGTGCGCATCCTGAGCGTGGGCAATGTCAACGGCAATTCGTCCTCATTTCCCATCAGCTTCGATTCCAGCCGGGGCCCCAGCGTTTGTGGCGGAACGGGTTCTCTGCTGATCAAACCGGAAGTATGCGCCCCGGGCGGCAACGTGCGGTCCAGTGTTGTAGGGGGCGGCTATCAGCAGTTTAGCGGCACTTCCATGGCGGCGCCCCACGTCTCCGGGGCAGTCCTGCTGCTGAAAGAAGCCTTCCCCGATCTGACCGGGGAGGAAATCCTGCTGGCCCTTTACTTCTCGGCCATCGACCTGGGCCCTCCGGGTGAAGACAACTCCTATGGCATGGGCATCATCAATGTGCCTGCTGCCTACCAGTACCTTATCGATCAGGGAAACGAGCCGGCCCTTCCGGTGGAGGCGCCCAATGACGTCATCCTCCTTCAGATTGACGCCCGGGAGTTGAACTGCGAAAAGCAGGCCACCACCCGCCTGCTGGTGGAAAACAACGGCACTGAGGAGGTGACCTCCATGAATATCCGGCATGCATTTTTGTCGGGCAACGAACCTGTTTATTTCACTCATCAGTGGGAAGGAACAATTGCACCCGGCGAACGGCAGTACATTCAGATGCCGCCTCTGCCTTCGGAGGAAGCAGGAGAGTTCGAATACGTTGCGGAAATTACCGAGGCCAACGGGACGGCCGACGCCCGCCGGCTCAACAACCAGCTCAAAGTCAGGATTAGCATTTTAGAAGATGAATTGCTCGAAGGCCAGGCCTCCGGCAACCTGGCGGTATGCCAGGGAGGGCAAGCCCTGCTGCAAAGCCTCTACGATGGCCCGGCAGTGGTGCGCTGGTACGATGAGCTTCAGGGGGGCAACCTGCTGGCTGAAGGGCGCAATGCCTTGTTGCCGGTGGGCGATCAGCCCCTTACTGTTTATATGGAAGTTGCTCCGCTGGAAAAGGTGGGCAGGCTGAACAACCAGGAGGGCATTCAGCAGTCGAGCAACAATATGGAAGGCCTGGTTTTTGACGTTTTTTCTCCATTTGCCATCAAATCGGTAAAAGTATACGCCGGAGAGGCCGGCTCCCGCTTAATCGGCCTGCGCAACCCCAATGGAACCTCTTTGACGAAACTCGTTTCAATACCGGAAGGCGAACAACGCATTGAGCTGAACTTCAACGTGACGCCCGGCGAAGGTTGGGAACTGTTCCTTAAGGGGGGCAAGCCGCTGGGCCTCAGCCTGGGTGGAGAGCTCTTCCCTTACGTGATTCCCAATATCCTGACCATCAGGAAGTCTACCCAGAGCGTGGTCTTTTATCACTACTTCTACGATTGGGAGGTGGAGTACCCCTATTTCTGCGGCCGTGCGCCGGTAGAGGTAGACGTGTTGCCAACATCCAATGCCCCTCAGGCGGCGTTCAGCCCGGCCGATACGGTAATCGACCTGTCCTCGGGTTTCAATGAGGTCGCTTTCACGGATGAGTCCGAAGGAAGTACTTCCTGGTTATGGGACTTTGGGGATGGAACCACCAGTACGGCGCCCAACCCTTTGCATGCCTACGCCGATACCGGCCAGTATGTAGTGACACTGACCGTTTCCGGCCAGGATGGTTGCGCCAGCAGCGCCGCCGGAGTGGTAACGGCAATGGAAACGACCATGACTTCGGCGAGCCAGCCGGCGCGGGAATATAAAATGGAAGTATTCCCCAATCCGGCCCATGACTTAATCTACCTTACTTTAGGCTTTGCCCAGCCTCGGGAAGCAGAAGTGCTCCTGGCGGATATGCTGGGCCGGCAGGTGTGGCGCCAGCGCCTGGAATTTTCGCCAAAAGAGGCGGTGGAAATATCGGTGAGCGAACTCCCGGCCGGCTTGTATTCCGTCATTGTCCGGTTGGACGGAGCGCAGTTGGAGCGTAGAGTGGTGGTTGGGCGATAG
- a CDS encoding S8 family serine peptidase: MKKTSTCLPFLILLLCFSGGNNLLAQSPGAGKITESLWADLEASPDAYHRAYVLLADRVHPREMEADFRRRKAPIKERVYELLTALQAKAEATQPAMLARMQRLPGIRKESLQPLWVTNVIYFEGSRDAIAALSNDPAVEELGLNEKVEFEKAAELCLAESENNSAERGLAAIGAPQMWAMGYTGYGRRALIVDTGQDPTHPALHNQFIYHNRDILESWRGNTNPEDCGYHGSHVTGTVLGLDRIAQDTIGVAFDAKWLGGIALDGACDSGTDAAGINGLFQWALDPDGDPSTIDDMPDVINNSWYSGSNACNANGVFATYDALYAAGIAVVFSAGNDGPGASTITPPKFNNWDTVRLFAVGAVNGNRSDFPITSFSSRGPSICGGTGSLLIKPEVSAPGDNVRSSIPGGYGTLDGTSMAAPHVSGAILLLKEAFPYLTGEELSLALYYSCTDLGVPGEDNDYGMGIINVPAAFDYLVGQGHEPVPPVEAPNDVVLLRVDAPVKNCENRAFPKALVLNNGTEAITSLTFRYSIESDSLYVREHAWEGTLQPGATEWVILEPLEAVPGELELVVEVISANEAPDNRDLNNRLKRMVRIVEDEKIPAEAVGNVPVCQNSAALVQSLYDGDAAIKWYDADEGGELLGEGRSLLVPVEGAPRTVYAQVTPRKKTGRLGNEDGGSIQAGNTSLGLRFDAYVPFTLRSVKVYAEEPGGRLIKLTKPDGSGTTKIASIPEAGEVRLDLNIHVEPGEGYELALQAGKPLLFNVGGTAYPYEVPGVLSINSSTGGPVFYYYFYDWEIEYDFFCGRTPVEIEVAGDGQPALADFSIPVEEINLAEDTGELAFTDESEGAVSWLWDFGDGNGSTDQNPLHTYTDTGSYQVTLTVIGEDGCSSSAGGTISVIEDAVLGSGEAFGRRDNHLLVYPNPAQDRLNLVFRLEQPGLVNYHLADLLGRPVLQGRQQVAAEQALELSLAELPAGAYLLVVDINGDRLARRVVKSR; the protein is encoded by the coding sequence ATGAAAAAAACTTCTACCTGCCTTCCTTTTTTAATCCTTTTATTGTGTTTCTCCGGAGGGAACAACCTGCTGGCGCAATCGCCAGGCGCCGGCAAAATAACGGAGTCTTTGTGGGCGGATTTGGAGGCGTCGCCAGATGCCTACCACCGGGCCTACGTCCTGCTGGCCGACCGGGTGCATCCGCGGGAAATGGAAGCTGATTTCCGGCGGCGGAAAGCTCCAATAAAAGAGCGCGTCTATGAGTTGCTCACCGCATTGCAGGCCAAGGCCGAAGCCACCCAGCCGGCAATGCTGGCCCGGATGCAGCGCCTGCCGGGCATCCGAAAGGAAAGCCTGCAGCCCCTGTGGGTCACCAATGTCATCTATTTCGAAGGAAGCCGGGATGCCATTGCCGCCCTCAGCAACGATCCGGCGGTAGAAGAATTGGGGCTGAATGAAAAAGTAGAATTCGAAAAGGCTGCCGAACTGTGCCTGGCGGAGTCTGAGAATAACAGCGCAGAGCGGGGCCTGGCCGCCATCGGCGCCCCACAGATGTGGGCCATGGGCTACACCGGCTACGGCCGGCGCGCCCTGATCGTCGATACCGGCCAGGACCCTACGCACCCAGCCCTGCATAACCAATTTATTTATCACAACCGCGACATTCTCGAGTCCTGGAGAGGCAATACCAACCCGGAGGATTGTGGCTATCACGGTTCGCATGTAACCGGCACCGTGCTGGGCCTCGACCGCATTGCGCAAGACACCATCGGCGTTGCTTTTGACGCCAAGTGGCTGGGAGGGATTGCCCTGGATGGTGCTTGCGACTCCGGCACCGATGCTGCCGGAATAAATGGCCTGTTCCAATGGGCCCTCGATCCGGACGGCGACCCTTCGACCATTGATGATATGCCGGATGTGATCAACAACTCCTGGTATTCAGGAAGCAATGCTTGTAATGCCAACGGGGTTTTTGCTACTTACGATGCGCTCTACGCTGCCGGCATTGCGGTCGTGTTTTCCGCCGGCAACGACGGCCCCGGGGCATCCACCATCACGCCGCCCAAGTTCAACAACTGGGATACGGTGCGCCTGTTTGCTGTAGGCGCTGTAAATGGAAACCGCAGCGATTTCCCGATAACGTCTTTTTCCAGCCGCGGCCCCAGTATATGTGGAGGAACGGGTTCCCTGTTGATTAAGCCGGAAGTGTCGGCGCCTGGCGACAATGTCCGTTCGAGTATTCCGGGAGGATATGGGACATTGGACGGCACCTCCATGGCCGCCCCTCACGTTTCCGGGGCTATCCTGCTGCTCAAAGAGGCCTTCCCTTATCTCACCGGGGAGGAACTGAGCCTGGCCTTGTATTACTCCTGCACTGACCTGGGCGTTCCCGGCGAGGACAACGACTACGGCATGGGCATCATCAATGTGCCGGCCGCTTTCGATTACCTGGTTGGCCAGGGGCACGAGCCGGTTCCGCCGGTAGAGGCGCCGAATGATGTGGTCCTGCTGCGGGTCGACGCTCCGGTGAAAAATTGTGAAAACCGGGCCTTTCCCAAAGCCCTGGTCCTGAATAATGGAACGGAGGCCATCACCTCCCTGACCTTCCGGTACTCTATTGAGAGCGACAGCCTGTACGTTCGGGAGCACGCCTGGGAAGGCACGTTGCAGCCCGGCGCCACAGAATGGGTCATACTGGAACCCCTGGAAGCCGTGCCCGGAGAACTTGAACTGGTAGTAGAGGTGATCTCTGCCAATGAAGCGCCCGATAATCGCGACCTCAACAACCGCCTTAAGCGGATGGTTCGCATTGTGGAAGATGAAAAAATCCCTGCCGAGGCCGTAGGGAATGTTCCGGTTTGCCAGAACAGCGCCGCCCTGGTGCAGAGCCTCTACGATGGAGATGCGGCTATCAAATGGTACGATGCCGATGAGGGGGGCGAACTGCTGGGAGAAGGCCGCTCCCTGCTGGTGCCTGTGGAAGGAGCGCCCCGCACCGTCTATGCCCAGGTGACGCCCCGGAAAAAAACAGGGCGGCTGGGCAATGAGGACGGCGGTTCTATACAGGCGGGCAATACTTCCCTGGGCCTTCGGTTCGATGCTTACGTTCCTTTCACCCTACGGTCGGTAAAGGTCTATGCCGAAGAGCCCGGCGGCCGCCTCATCAAACTGACCAAGCCTGACGGCAGCGGCACAACAAAAATAGCCTCCATCCCTGAAGCCGGCGAAGTCCGCCTCGATCTCAATATTCATGTCGAACCGGGCGAGGGCTATGAGTTGGCCCTGCAAGCCGGTAAACCCCTGCTTTTCAACGTGGGCGGAACAGCCTATCCGTATGAGGTTCCCGGCGTTCTTTCCATCAACAGCTCTACCGGCGGGCCGGTATTTTACTACTATTTCTACGACTGGGAGATAGAATACGATTTCTTCTGCGGCCGCACGCCGGTAGAGATTGAGGTGGCCGGAGACGGCCAACCTGCTTTGGCTGATTTTTCCATCCCGGTAGAGGAGATCAACCTGGCCGAGGATACTGGCGAACTTGCCTTCACCGACGAGTCGGAAGGGGCCGTTTCGTGGCTGTGGGATTTTGGAGACGGCAACGGGAGTACCGATCAGAACCCTCTGCATACCTATACCGATACGGGCAGCTACCAGGTGACGCTCACCGTAATAGGAGAAGATGGATGCAGCAGCAGCGCCGGGGGGACGATCAGTGTGATCGAAGATGCTGTACTGGGCAGCGGCGAGGCCTTTGGGCGGAGAGACAACCACTTACTCGTTTACCCCAACCCGGCTCAGGACCGGCTCAACCTGGTTTTCCGGCTGGAGCAACCTGGATTGGTGAACTATCACCTGGCCGATCTTCTGGGGCGCCCCGTACTGCAAGGGCGGCAACAAGTAGCGGCAGAGCAGGCGCTGGAATTGTCGCTGGCAGAATTGCCCGCAGGCGCTTACCTGCTGGTGGTGGACATCAATGGGGACCGGCTGGCCAGGCGGGTGGTGAAGAGTAGGTAG
- a CDS encoding nuclear transport factor 2 family protein, producing the protein MHPNENLIHAFYQAFQRKDYETMKKCYHEDAVFNDEAFRGLNACETGKMWEMLIKSGKDLELEYSGVEADDKQGKAVWVARYTFSKARRKVVNRIEAAFEFQDGKIVRHTDRFDFYRWARQALGLTGLLLGWAGFFRNKVRAGAKERLREYMKGKE; encoded by the coding sequence ATGCATCCAAACGAAAACTTGATCCACGCCTTCTACCAGGCCTTCCAGCGCAAGGACTACGAAACCATGAAAAAGTGTTACCACGAAGATGCGGTGTTCAACGATGAGGCCTTCCGCGGCCTGAATGCCTGCGAAACGGGGAAGATGTGGGAGATGCTGATCAAAAGCGGAAAAGACCTGGAACTGGAGTATTCCGGCGTGGAAGCCGATGATAAGCAGGGGAAAGCGGTTTGGGTGGCGAGGTATACTTTTTCAAAAGCGAGGCGGAAGGTGGTCAACCGCATCGAGGCAGCCTTCGAGTTCCAGGACGGCAAGATTGTCCGCCACACCGACCGGTTTGATTTTTACCGGTGGGCCAGGCAGGCTTTGGGCCTCACCGGCTTGCTCCTGGGGTGGGCCGGTTTTTTCAGGAATAAAGTGCGGGCAGGGGCGAAGGAGCGGTTGCGGGAGTATATGAAAGGAAAGGAATAG